The following proteins are encoded in a genomic region of Streptomyces sp. NBC_01723:
- a CDS encoding pPIWI_RE module domain-containing protein: MYKNTRRSAYHLAEDSAPWTEDFRALAFPEHWHAGLLDLHNHGRDEEKQLLTLPTRRFDGVLQTLAPDVIVRPRPRTPVEPGPQVAEDFWMYVPASVPDPLPGRSLQQLLDAWLRTLGPKGAAQDPGFRSLLLASSADLKRNLPTWQPVAGVELLTTPTTAGGTAAPEPRQFQLATDALARRILALGAYPFEGGQLRFRALPRGPRDQGAELMSQPLCRTVKRKEWWFSVVLNISLHTTPFDPRPRLHLHWGVRRWATHPRATTKRLNLSYREATTAYLRPTIPWLPGAPATERYAVARLRRDRAADTFVWSENDTAGILRGLSLAGNFPDPEQLLTEPVSWIGEGGVRGAVVHSTRMGKHEIGVGFMPNQRAQLTEWAEQALPETLVRVPDLTRGRGKGIAAPENRRPKKRTDEIKKAEGQARRVALATQARIDGHGPHQDAPPVVEARLLWQSPEVRKEAVAQFAEVLGLDGDGGVSVAHVTDQDFDEARPGSPIVLEWRTAELTLRLRCLPLADGLGDRLVPDPVVKARGAALASAVAERRRALHAWLHADGVVPSRPGLALVEIAHRSTFRPTSTDPKFAVRLGCADAGLLTQFVVTPSTDRQIDNAEDIDHRTHSSWLDGLRQLGVRVLPQHTLGDDLPDALQYAAVWMVKRRKDGPTRLPKHLPVAVLVTPLPDGEGIASVRGWDDSTGEWVSYPRFLLGLVKQAEIDPEGFAEPEPSTDGPHISAPRVTGKQWRTNLTQQRKETAAFLQRVLHSLRGQPTVLITHAQNSRLHWPWLQDGRIERDLIRTGHAPAGRLDDELRLVRVRGCGGRESAQWWGLADPGNPHGQPAGFWKQTPSQDHGEPVSERIFYSTTERPASHPVSPSLDRLATRVNAAGNLTSQAGTSAWNPTLMEIAVLGCHEDTDPGAPVPGQADDAEALALAMHQLRQAPDYVSALSLPLPLHLAGLAQAYVLPVLADRDESPGEETTEAAVEGSTEHLDPDLTDAAGLSTEPDIDDDYVAETLSAS, from the coding sequence ATGTACAAAAATACCCGCCGATCCGCGTACCACCTCGCCGAAGACAGCGCTCCCTGGACTGAGGACTTCCGCGCGCTAGCCTTCCCCGAACACTGGCACGCCGGACTCCTCGATCTGCACAACCACGGGCGGGACGAGGAGAAGCAGCTGCTGACTCTACCCACCCGCCGGTTCGATGGTGTCCTCCAGACCCTCGCCCCTGACGTGATCGTCCGCCCCCGGCCCCGGACGCCCGTCGAGCCGGGTCCGCAGGTAGCCGAGGACTTCTGGATGTACGTACCCGCCTCGGTCCCTGATCCGCTGCCGGGCCGTTCGCTGCAACAGCTCCTTGATGCCTGGCTGCGCACACTGGGTCCCAAGGGCGCCGCACAGGACCCCGGATTTCGCTCGCTTCTACTCGCCAGCAGCGCCGACCTGAAGCGGAACCTGCCCACGTGGCAACCCGTCGCCGGCGTCGAACTGCTCACCACCCCGACCACCGCGGGCGGCACCGCGGCCCCCGAACCAAGGCAGTTCCAGCTCGCCACCGACGCACTGGCACGCCGCATCCTGGCCCTCGGCGCCTACCCGTTCGAGGGCGGACAGCTGCGCTTCCGTGCTCTGCCCCGGGGGCCGCGGGACCAGGGCGCTGAGCTCATGTCGCAACCCCTGTGCCGGACCGTCAAACGGAAGGAATGGTGGTTCTCCGTCGTCCTGAACATCTCATTGCACACCACACCGTTCGACCCCAGGCCGCGCCTCCACCTGCACTGGGGCGTACGACGCTGGGCCACCCACCCGCGGGCCACGACCAAGCGCCTTAACCTGTCCTACCGTGAGGCCACTACGGCCTACCTCCGTCCCACCATCCCTTGGCTCCCCGGAGCACCAGCCACCGAACGCTACGCCGTCGCCCGGCTGCGTCGCGACCGGGCCGCCGATACCTTCGTCTGGTCAGAGAACGACACCGCCGGCATCCTGCGCGGACTCAGCCTCGCCGGCAATTTCCCCGACCCCGAACAACTCCTTACCGAGCCGGTCTCCTGGATCGGCGAGGGCGGAGTCCGCGGCGCCGTTGTCCACAGCACCCGAATGGGCAAGCACGAGATCGGCGTCGGCTTCATGCCCAACCAGCGGGCCCAGCTGACCGAATGGGCCGAACAGGCCCTTCCCGAGACGTTGGTCCGGGTGCCCGATCTGACACGGGGACGCGGCAAGGGCATCGCCGCACCGGAGAACCGGCGGCCTAAGAAGAGGACCGACGAAATCAAGAAAGCCGAGGGCCAGGCCCGGCGCGTGGCACTCGCCACGCAGGCCCGGATCGACGGCCACGGTCCGCACCAGGATGCCCCGCCCGTGGTGGAAGCCCGGCTGCTGTGGCAGTCGCCTGAGGTACGCAAGGAGGCGGTGGCACAGTTTGCCGAGGTCCTGGGACTCGATGGCGACGGCGGTGTCTCCGTCGCACACGTCACGGATCAGGACTTCGACGAGGCCAGGCCTGGGTCACCGATCGTCCTCGAATGGCGGACGGCTGAACTTACCCTCCGCCTGCGCTGCTTGCCCCTCGCCGATGGGCTTGGTGACCGGCTTGTACCCGATCCCGTCGTCAAGGCAAGGGGTGCAGCCCTCGCATCGGCCGTCGCCGAACGTCGCCGCGCCTTGCATGCCTGGCTTCACGCGGACGGTGTTGTCCCCTCCCGGCCGGGCCTTGCCCTGGTGGAGATCGCGCACCGAAGCACTTTCCGTCCCACATCGACGGACCCAAAGTTCGCTGTCCGTCTCGGGTGCGCCGACGCCGGGCTGCTGACCCAGTTCGTCGTGACCCCGTCCACCGACCGTCAGATCGACAACGCGGAAGATATCGATCACCGCACGCACAGTTCCTGGCTTGACGGACTGCGCCAGCTCGGCGTCCGTGTCCTGCCCCAGCACACCCTCGGCGACGACCTCCCCGACGCACTGCAATACGCGGCTGTGTGGATGGTGAAGCGCCGCAAGGATGGCCCGACCCGGCTGCCAAAGCACCTGCCCGTGGCCGTCCTGGTCACCCCGCTGCCGGATGGGGAAGGCATCGCGTCCGTACGCGGCTGGGACGACAGTACGGGGGAGTGGGTCTCCTACCCACGTTTCCTCCTAGGTCTGGTGAAGCAGGCCGAGATAGACCCCGAAGGATTCGCGGAGCCCGAGCCTTCGACCGATGGCCCGCACATCAGCGCGCCCCGAGTCACCGGCAAGCAGTGGCGTACCAACCTCACCCAGCAGCGCAAGGAGACCGCGGCCTTCCTCCAGCGCGTCCTGCACTCCCTGCGCGGGCAGCCCACCGTCCTGATCACCCATGCGCAGAACAGCAGGCTTCACTGGCCGTGGCTCCAGGACGGACGCATCGAACGTGACCTGATCAGGACCGGTCACGCCCCCGCCGGCCGTCTCGACGACGAGCTCCGGCTCGTCCGTGTACGCGGGTGCGGCGGACGCGAGAGCGCCCAGTGGTGGGGACTGGCTGACCCTGGCAATCCCCATGGTCAACCGGCCGGTTTCTGGAAGCAGACTCCCAGCCAGGACCATGGAGAACCCGTGAGCGAGCGAATCTTCTACAGCACCACAGAACGCCCCGCAAGCCACCCGGTCTCACCCTCCCTCGACCGGCTCGCCACCAGGGTCAACGCGGCAGGCAACCTCACCTCGCAGGCAGGCACCAGCGCCTGGAACCCAACTCTGATGGAGATCGCGGTACTGGGTTGCCACGAGGACACCGACCCGGGTGCCCCAGTACCGGGCCAGGCCGACGACGCCGAGGCACTCGCCCTCGCCATGCACCAGCTGCGCCAGGCACCGGACTACGTCTCAGCACTGTCTCTCCCATTGCCACTTCATTTGGCGGGACTGGCCCAGGCGTACGTCCTCCCTGTTCTAGCTGATCGCGACGAGAGCCCAGGCGAGGAAACCACGGAGGCCGCCGTGGAAGGGAGCACAGAGCACCTCGACCCAGACCTGACCGATGCAGCCGGACTGTCCACAGAACCCGACATCGACGATGACTATGTGGCGGAGACACTCAGCGCCTCATGA
- a CDS encoding BRCT domain-containing protein, with the protein MRQKRGIMDGRLCDGWVRSLRGQTLCFTGKVLIDGEWTIRKHCIEIALRLGAGWKPDFSRKITVVVHGDLASQVVTDARREYSQKLVRAAWERDRGYHVCVVDADGFADLLGRFPARCRELRQAESGSDRVLVLPQTGDGILGGPLRRRSVGQHEAGALALDLDQLDKGTRAHEATVTALVEHLARQQIELRGHARHAPRFDAGWSRGDDVFIAEVKSLTGASEDQQIRLGIGQVLDYAHQLQRVRTFGQIRPVLVLEKQPDDPRWRSLAEASGILLTWAPLFAGC; encoded by the coding sequence ATGAGGCAGAAGAGGGGGATCATGGACGGCAGGCTCTGCGATGGCTGGGTTCGCTCGCTCAGAGGACAGACACTCTGCTTCACCGGCAAAGTGCTCATCGACGGCGAGTGGACCATCCGAAAACACTGCATCGAGATTGCCCTGAGGCTCGGGGCGGGGTGGAAACCAGACTTCTCACGCAAGATCACTGTCGTGGTTCATGGTGATCTCGCAAGCCAGGTTGTGACCGACGCACGCCGGGAGTACAGCCAGAAGCTCGTGCGTGCAGCGTGGGAGCGCGACCGGGGCTACCACGTGTGTGTCGTGGACGCGGACGGCTTCGCGGACCTCCTCGGACGATTTCCCGCACGTTGTCGAGAGCTGCGACAAGCTGAGAGCGGCAGTGACCGAGTCCTCGTACTGCCTCAGACTGGGGATGGCATCCTCGGCGGCCCACTCCGGCGACGGAGCGTCGGTCAGCACGAAGCTGGTGCACTTGCGCTCGACCTTGATCAGCTCGACAAGGGCACGAGAGCACACGAAGCAACTGTCACAGCACTGGTCGAGCACCTTGCTCGACAGCAGATCGAGCTTCGCGGGCATGCTCGCCACGCTCCGAGGTTCGACGCGGGCTGGTCGCGCGGCGACGACGTGTTCATCGCTGAGGTCAAGAGCCTGACCGGCGCGAGCGAGGATCAGCAGATTCGGCTGGGAATTGGCCAGGTCCTCGACTACGCCCACCAGCTCCAACGTGTTAGGACCTTTGGGCAGATACGCCCTGTGCTGGTCCTGGAGAAGCAGCCGGACGACCCCAGATGGAGGTCGCTCGCGGAGGCCAGCGGAATTCTACTGACGTGGGCTCCGCTTTTTGCGGGCTGCTGA
- a CDS encoding MerR family transcriptional regulator yields the protein MRIGELADTVGVTTRTVRHYHHQGLLPEPERLANGYRSYTLRHVVVLARIRRLAELGLGLAEVRDVLADEAGKELAEVLEELDADLARQEAAIRERRTRLRALLASEGGLPPEGPVSPELAELFAGMGDVSGSPMAVRDREMLATLESTVPPEERAGLVASLRGALGSPEAVARAHRAYALLDELVDVGADDPRVAEAAGVLAEAMPADLVPEEGVDLDFDHSILRALYADFAPGQAEAIRQAMEIVSRGRRS from the coding sequence ATGCGGATCGGAGAACTCGCCGACACCGTCGGCGTCACCACGCGGACCGTGCGGCACTACCACCACCAGGGGCTGCTGCCCGAGCCGGAACGGCTGGCCAACGGGTACCGGTCGTACACGCTGCGGCACGTCGTCGTGCTGGCCCGGATCCGGCGGCTGGCCGAGCTGGGGCTCGGGCTCGCCGAGGTGCGGGACGTGCTCGCGGACGAGGCCGGGAAGGAGCTGGCCGAGGTGCTGGAGGAACTGGACGCGGACCTGGCGCGGCAGGAGGCGGCGATCCGGGAGCGCCGGACGCGGCTGCGGGCCCTGCTGGCGTCGGAGGGCGGGCTGCCGCCCGAGGGGCCGGTCTCGCCGGAGCTGGCCGAGCTGTTCGCGGGGATGGGGGACGTCTCCGGTTCCCCCATGGCCGTACGGGACCGCGAGATGCTGGCGACGCTGGAGAGCACGGTGCCCCCGGAGGAGCGGGCCGGGCTGGTGGCCTCGCTGCGCGGCGCGCTGGGGTCGCCGGAGGCGGTGGCGCGGGCCCACAGGGCTTACGCGCTGCTCGACGAGCTGGTGGACGTCGGCGCCGACGATCCGAGGGTGGCGGAGGCTGCCGGGGTGCTCGCCGAGGCCATGCCGGCGGACCTGGTGCCCGAGGAGGGCGTCGACCTCGACTTCGACCACAGCATCCTGCGTGCCCTGTACGCGGACTTCGCGCCGGGGCAGGCGGAGGCGATCCGGCAGGCCATGGAGATCGTGTCGAGGGGGCGGCGGTCATGA
- the yaaA gene encoding peroxide stress protein YaaA, translated as MLVLLPPSEGKAASGRGAPLKTDALSLPGLTPAREAVLGELVDLCAGDEEKAREVLGLSEGLRGEVAKNVELLTAGARPAGEIYTGVLYDALDLASLDAAAKRRAARSLLVFSGLWGAVRVTDRIPSYRCSMGVRLPGLGALGAYWRAPMAEVLPEAAGERLVLDLRSSAYAAAWKPKGEVAGRTATVRVLHAPTRKVVSHFNKATKGRIVRSLLTSGTAPGGPAELVEALRDLGYEVEAEAPAKAGRPWSLDVLVDEIH; from the coding sequence GTGCTTGTCCTGCTGCCGCCGTCCGAGGGGAAGGCCGCCTCCGGCCGGGGTGCCCCGCTGAAGACCGACGCGTTGTCGCTGCCGGGGCTGACCCCGGCCCGCGAGGCCGTCCTCGGCGAACTCGTCGACCTGTGCGCCGGGGACGAGGAGAAGGCGCGCGAGGTGCTGGGGCTGAGTGAGGGGCTGCGCGGCGAGGTCGCCAAGAACGTGGAGCTGCTGACGGCGGGGGCCCGGCCGGCCGGGGAGATCTACACCGGTGTGCTGTACGACGCGCTGGACCTGGCCTCGCTCGACGCGGCGGCCAAGCGGCGGGCGGCCCGTTCGCTGCTGGTGTTCTCCGGGTTGTGGGGTGCCGTGCGGGTGACCGACCGGATCCCCTCCTACCGGTGCTCGATGGGCGTCAGGCTGCCGGGGCTCGGCGCGCTGGGCGCGTACTGGCGGGCGCCGATGGCCGAGGTGCTGCCCGAGGCGGCCGGGGAGCGGCTGGTCCTGGACCTGCGCTCGTCGGCGTACGCGGCGGCCTGGAAGCCGAAGGGCGAGGTCGCCGGGCGGACGGCGACCGTACGGGTGCTGCACGCGCCGACCCGGAAGGTGGTCAGCCACTTCAACAAGGCGACCAAGGGGCGGATCGTGCGGAGCCTGCTGACCTCCGGGACCGCGCCGGGCGGTCCGGCGGAGCTGGTGGAGGCGCTGCGGGACCTGGGCTACGAGGTGGAGGCCGAGGCACCCGCGAAGGCGGGGCGGCCGTGGTCGCTGGACGTGCTGGTGGACGAGATCCACTGA
- the eda gene encoding bifunctional 4-hydroxy-2-oxoglutarate aldolase/2-dehydro-3-deoxy-phosphogluconate aldolase: MSSPLPSSPATSVLDLAPVVPVVVVDDLADAVPLARALVAGGLPAIEVTLRTPVAVDAIRAIADEVPGAVVGAGTVITPDQVGEVVAAGARFLVSPGWTDVLLDAMRASGVPFLPGVSTTSEVVALLERGVREMKFFPAEAAGGTAYLKALAAPLPQARFCPTGGIGPGSAPEYLALPNVGCVGGSWMLPKDAVADRDWGRVEALARAAAALSAGGTSR; the protein is encoded by the coding sequence ATGAGTTCTCCGCTGCCCTCCTCCCCCGCCACCTCGGTGCTGGACCTCGCCCCCGTCGTGCCCGTCGTGGTCGTCGACGACCTCGCCGACGCCGTACCGCTCGCCCGGGCGCTCGTCGCCGGCGGGCTGCCCGCGATCGAGGTGACGCTGCGGACGCCGGTGGCGGTGGACGCGATCCGCGCCATCGCCGACGAGGTGCCGGGCGCCGTGGTCGGCGCGGGCACCGTCATCACGCCGGACCAGGTCGGCGAGGTCGTCGCGGCGGGGGCGCGGTTCCTGGTCAGTCCCGGGTGGACGGACGTCCTGCTGGACGCGATGCGGGCGTCCGGGGTGCCCTTCCTGCCGGGGGTGTCGACCACCTCGGAGGTGGTGGCGCTGCTGGAGCGCGGGGTGCGGGAGATGAAGTTCTTCCCGGCCGAGGCGGCGGGCGGCACCGCCTACCTGAAGGCGCTCGCCGCGCCCCTGCCGCAGGCCCGTTTCTGCCCGACCGGCGGCATCGGTCCCGGCTCCGCACCGGAGTACCTGGCGCTGCCCAACGTCGGCTGCGTCGGGGGCAGTTGGATGCTGCCGAAGGACGCCGTGGCCGACCGTGACTGGGGCCGCGTGGAGGCGCTGGCCCGTGCGGCGGCGGCGCTCAGCGCAGGTGGGACGTCTCGTTGA
- a CDS encoding bifunctional RNase H/acid phosphatase produces MREFVVEADGGSRGNPGPAGYGAVVRDAATGETLVEVAEHLGVVTNNVAEYRGLLAGLRAARELDPDARVHVRMDSKLVVEQMSGRWKIKHPDMKPLAAEAARVFPPGRVTYEWIPRADNKHADRLANEAMDASARGEQWSPAESTAELDAGGAAGRRAVTARTAGAAIGERVAQAARTGAEVDADTDAGADVDTGADADTGADADTDADTGEDADMRAAKTVASPGWGPPDMGAPATFVLLRHGETPLTPQKRFSGSGGSDPSLSSVGREQAERVAASLARRGTVQAVVASPLARTRETAGIVAARLGLEVTIEEGLRETDFGAWEGLTFGEVRERYPADLDAWLSSPDARPTGGGESFAATGERVAATRDRLVPAYAGRTVLLVSHVTPIKTFLRLALGAPPESLFRMELSAASLSAVAYYADGGASVRLFNETSHLR; encoded by the coding sequence GTGCGGGAGTTCGTCGTCGAGGCCGACGGCGGGTCGCGGGGCAACCCGGGGCCCGCGGGCTACGGCGCGGTGGTGCGGGACGCGGCGACCGGGGAGACTCTCGTCGAGGTCGCCGAGCACCTCGGGGTCGTCACGAACAACGTGGCCGAGTACCGGGGGCTGCTGGCCGGACTGCGTGCGGCGAGGGAGCTGGACCCCGACGCGCGCGTGCACGTACGGATGGACTCCAAGCTCGTCGTGGAGCAGATGTCGGGCCGCTGGAAGATCAAGCACCCCGACATGAAGCCGCTGGCGGCCGAGGCGGCGCGGGTCTTCCCGCCGGGCCGCGTGACGTACGAGTGGATCCCCCGCGCGGACAACAAGCACGCCGACCGCCTGGCCAACGAGGCGATGGACGCGAGCGCGCGCGGTGAGCAGTGGTCACCGGCCGAGTCGACGGCGGAACTGGACGCGGGGGGCGCCGCCGGACGCCGGGCGGTGACCGCCCGCACGGCCGGTGCCGCCATCGGTGAGCGGGTCGCCCAGGCGGCTCGCACCGGTGCCGAGGTCGACGCCGACACCGACGCCGGCGCGGACGTCGATACCGGCGCGGACGCCGACACCGGCGCGGACGCCGACACCGACGCCGATACCGGCGAAGACGCCGACATGCGCGCCGCCAAGACCGTCGCGTCCCCCGGCTGGGGACCCCCCGACATGGGCGCCCCCGCCACCTTCGTACTGCTGCGGCACGGTGAGACGCCCCTGACCCCGCAGAAGCGGTTCTCCGGCAGCGGTGGCAGCGACCCGTCGCTGTCGTCCGTCGGCCGGGAGCAGGCCGAGAGGGTGGCCGCGAGCCTGGCCCGGCGCGGCACGGTCCAGGCGGTCGTCGCCTCACCCCTGGCCCGCACCCGTGAGACCGCCGGCATCGTGGCCGCCCGCCTCGGCCTGGAGGTGACCATCGAGGAGGGCCTGCGGGAGACCGACTTCGGCGCCTGGGAAGGACTCACCTTCGGCGAGGTGCGCGAGCGGTACCCCGCCGACCTGGACGCCTGGCTGTCCTCCCCGGACGCCCGGCCGACCGGCGGCGGCGAGAGCTTCGCGGCGACCGGCGAGCGCGTCGCCGCCACCCGCGACAGGCTGGTCCCGGCCTACGCGGGCCGCACCGTGCTGCTGGTCTCGCACGTGACGCCGATCAAGACGTTCCTGCGGCTCGCCCTGGGCGCCCCGCCGGAGTCGCTGTTCCGGATGGAGCTGTCCGCGGCCTCGCTGTCGGCGGTCGCGTACTACGCCGACGGCGGCGCGAGCGTCCGCCTGTTCAACGAGACGTCCCACCTGCGCTGA
- a CDS encoding zinc ribbon domain-containing protein, protein MKAEPADQIRLLDVQGLDVRLQQLAHKRRSLPEHAEIESLTKDLTQLRDLLVAAQTEESDCAREQTKAEQDVDQVRQRATRDQQRLDSGAVTSPKDLENLQREIASLAKRQGDLEDVVLEVMERRESAQERVAELTERVGAVQGKIDDATARRDAAVEELDGEAASVTKEREVIVGSVPDDLLKLYDKLREQQGGVGAAKLYQRSCQGCRQELAITELSEIRSTAPDTVVRCENCRRILVRTADSGL, encoded by the coding sequence CTGAAAGCCGAGCCCGCCGACCAGATCCGCCTCCTCGACGTGCAGGGCCTCGACGTCCGGCTCCAGCAGCTCGCGCACAAGCGCCGGTCGCTGCCCGAGCACGCCGAGATCGAGTCGCTGACCAAGGACCTCACCCAGCTGCGCGACCTGCTCGTGGCCGCGCAGACCGAGGAGAGCGACTGCGCCCGCGAGCAGACCAAGGCCGAGCAGGACGTGGACCAGGTGCGTCAGCGCGCCACCCGCGACCAGCAGCGCCTGGACTCCGGCGCCGTCACCTCCCCGAAGGACCTGGAGAACCTCCAGCGTGAGATCGCCTCGCTCGCCAAGCGGCAGGGCGACCTGGAGGACGTCGTCCTGGAGGTGATGGAGCGCCGCGAGTCCGCGCAGGAGCGGGTCGCCGAGCTGACCGAGCGGGTCGGCGCGGTCCAGGGGAAGATCGACGACGCCACCGCGCGCCGGGACGCGGCCGTCGAGGAACTGGACGGCGAGGCGGCCTCGGTGACCAAGGAGCGCGAGGTCATCGTCGGCTCGGTCCCCGACGACCTGCTGAAGCTCTACGACAAGCTGCGCGAGCAGCAGGGCGGCGTCGGCGCGGCCAAGCTGTACCAGCGCAGCTGCCAGGGGTGCCGCCAGGAGCTGGCGATCACCGAGCTGAGCGAGATCCGCTCGACGGCGCCCGACACCGTCGTACGCTGCGAGAACTGCCGTCGCATCCTGGTGCGCACGGCCGACTCCGGGCTGTAG
- a CDS encoding Nif3-like dinuclear metal center hexameric protein, with protein sequence MPRLSEVIAALENLWPAERAESWDAVGTVVGEPDQEVSRVLFAVDPVQEIVDEAVKLGVDLLVTHHPLYLRGTTTVAASTFKGRVVHTLIKNDIALHVAHTNADTADPGVSDALAGALDLRVVRPLVPDPTDPEGRRGLGRVCELEHPLTVREFAARAAERLPATAQGLRVAGDPEATVRAVAVSGGSGDSLFDHVRAAGVDAFLTADLRHHPAAEFMADRAQSPLALLDAAHWATEWPWCELAAAQLDEISDRNGWDLRVHVSKTVTDPWTAHAASAPTSNTMGAPN encoded by the coding sequence GTGCCCCGTCTGTCAGAAGTCATCGCCGCGCTGGAGAACCTGTGGCCCGCCGAGCGGGCCGAGTCCTGGGACGCGGTCGGTACTGTCGTGGGCGAGCCCGACCAGGAGGTCTCCCGGGTCCTGTTCGCCGTCGACCCCGTCCAGGAGATCGTCGACGAGGCCGTGAAGCTCGGCGTCGACCTGCTCGTCACCCACCACCCGCTCTATCTGCGGGGGACGACGACGGTCGCCGCCTCCACCTTCAAGGGCCGCGTGGTGCACACGCTCATCAAGAACGACATCGCCCTGCACGTCGCCCACACCAACGCCGACACCGCCGACCCGGGCGTCTCCGACGCGCTGGCCGGCGCGCTCGACCTGCGCGTCGTACGGCCCCTGGTGCCGGACCCGACCGACCCCGAGGGCCGCCGCGGCCTGGGCAGGGTGTGCGAACTGGAGCATCCGCTGACCGTTCGCGAGTTCGCCGCCCGCGCCGCCGAGCGGCTGCCCGCCACCGCGCAGGGCCTGCGCGTCGCCGGCGACCCGGAGGCGACCGTCCGCGCGGTCGCCGTCAGCGGCGGCTCCGGCGACAGCCTCTTCGACCACGTGCGGGCGGCCGGCGTCGACGCCTTCCTCACCGCGGACCTCCGCCACCACCCCGCCGCAGAGTTCATGGCGGATCGCGCCCAAAGTCCCCTCGCGCTGCTCGACGCGGCGCACTGGGCCACCGAGTGGCCCTGGTGCGAGCTGGCCGCGGCCCAGCTCGACGAGATCTCCGACCGCAACGGCTGGGACCTCAGGGTCCACGTCTCGAAGACGGTCACCGACCCCTGGACCGCCCACGCGGCGTCCGCCCCGACCTCCAACACAATGGGAGCCCCCAACTGA
- a CDS encoding MaoC family dehydratase has translation MPVDAATALAAPPHVRELAWDHKDVQLYHLGIGAGLPATDPRELRYTLESRLHVLPSFATVAGGGPPGVIGALSRPGVDVDLARVLHGGQRLLTHRPVPVRGRASAASRVVAVYDKGTAAVLVLRTDVTGADGPLWTDEAEIFVRGEGGWGGERGPSGRPGPPPDTEPDQVADLPVREDLALLYRLSGDWNPLHADPEFAARAGFERPVLHGLCTYGSTLKSVVDTLLDGDVTRVREYRTRFAGVVYPGETLRVRMWRPVVPDGGRSVRVAVSAVERDDAPVLADTVVRYE, from the coding sequence ATGCCCGTCGACGCGGCCACGGCACTCGCCGCACCGCCCCACGTCCGCGAACTCGCCTGGGACCACAAGGACGTCCAGCTCTACCACCTCGGGATCGGCGCGGGACTGCCCGCCACCGACCCCCGCGAGCTGCGCTACACCCTGGAGTCCCGGCTGCACGTGCTGCCGAGCTTCGCGACGGTGGCGGGGGGCGGACCCCCGGGGGTGATCGGCGCGCTGTCCAGGCCCGGCGTCGACGTCGACCTCGCCCGCGTCCTGCACGGCGGGCAGCGCCTGCTGACGCACCGGCCCGTCCCGGTGCGCGGCCGGGCGAGCGCGGCCTCGCGCGTCGTCGCCGTGTACGACAAGGGCACGGCGGCCGTCCTCGTGCTGCGCACCGACGTCACCGGCGCGGACGGGCCGCTGTGGACCGACGAGGCCGAGATCTTCGTCCGCGGGGAGGGCGGCTGGGGCGGCGAGCGGGGGCCGTCCGGGCGCCCCGGACCGCCGCCGGACACGGAGCCCGATCAGGTCGCCGACCTTCCGGTACGCGAGGACCTGGCCCTGCTCTACCGCCTCAGCGGTGACTGGAACCCGCTGCACGCCGACCCGGAGTTCGCCGCGCGCGCCGGCTTCGAGCGGCCCGTCCTGCACGGGCTGTGCACCTACGGCTCCACGCTCAAGTCGGTGGTCGACACGCTGCTGGACGGTGACGTGACCCGGGTGCGCGAGTACCGCACGCGGTTCGCCGGGGTGGTGTACCCGGGGGAGACGCTGCGGGTGCGGATGTGGCGGCCGGTGGTGCCGGACGGCGGCCGCTCGGTGCGCGTGGCGGTGAGCGCCGTCGAGCGGGACGACGCCCCGGTCCTCGCCGACACCGTCGTCCGGTACGAGTGA
- a CDS encoding ABC transporter permease, whose protein sequence is MRDYLRLETRRTLRDPGFVIGGIAMPVLMYLLFTNLGGGDAGDWKTGAMVGMAAYGAVGSALNTGGGVAEDRAIGWLRQLRVTPMPPHQVVVGRALTASVTVLPAIMAVLAAGGLVNGVRLEAWQWAALALLLWLGSVPFTLLGLGNGYRLTGQTTGVANMVANLGLAVLGGLWFPLALFPEWLRAVSAYTPTNRFAELGTSVATGQAPPAGAILVLAAWLPAFGAYAVLSYRRGTERG, encoded by the coding sequence ATGAGGGACTACCTGCGGCTGGAGACGCGCCGCACGCTGCGCGACCCCGGCTTCGTGATCGGCGGCATCGCCATGCCGGTCCTCATGTACCTCCTCTTCACCAACCTCGGAGGCGGCGACGCGGGCGACTGGAAGACCGGGGCGATGGTCGGCATGGCGGCGTACGGCGCGGTCGGCTCGGCCCTGAACACCGGCGGCGGGGTCGCCGAGGACCGGGCGATCGGCTGGCTGCGGCAGCTGCGGGTGACGCCGATGCCGCCGCACCAGGTGGTGGTGGGGCGCGCGCTGACCGCCTCGGTCACGGTGCTGCCCGCGATCATGGCCGTCCTCGCCGCGGGCGGCCTGGTCAACGGCGTACGGCTGGAGGCGTGGCAGTGGGCGGCGCTGGCGCTGCTGCTGTGGCTGGGGTCGGTCCCGTTCACGCTGCTGGGCCTCGGCAACGGCTACCGGCTGACCGGGCAGACCACCGGGGTGGCGAACATGGTGGCCAACCTGGGGCTCGCGGTCCTCGGCGGGCTGTGGTTCCCGTTGGCGCTGTTCCCGGAGTGGCTGCGCGCGGTGTCGGCGTACACCCCGACCAACCGCTTCGCCGAGCTGGGCACCTCGGTCGCCACGGGGCAGGCGCCCCCGGCGGGTGCGATTCTCGTACTGGCGGCATGGCTGCCGGCGTTCGGGGCGTACGCCGTCCTGTCCTACCGCCGCGGCACGGAACGCGGCTGA